The Miscanthus floridulus cultivar M001 chromosome 7, ASM1932011v1, whole genome shotgun sequence genome includes a region encoding these proteins:
- the LOC136463674 gene encoding heavy metal-associated isoprenylated plant protein 47-like, with protein MKQKIVIKVQMSCDKCRSKAMAVVAATGGVDSVALDGEGRDKVVVVGEGVDSVKLTSALRKKVGPAHLLQVGEAKKDDKKPPATVVPAYPPPHSVTVVYDHPAGYSWYGYQPEQDTTSCSIM; from the exons ATGAAG CAAAAGATCGTGATCAAGGTGCAGATGAGCTGCGACAAGTGCCGGTCCAAggccatggcggtggtggcggccacGGGCGGCGTCGACTCCGTGGCGCTCGACGGCGAAGGCAGGGACAAGGTCGTCGTCGTGGGCGAGGGCGTCGACTCCGTCAAGCTCACCAGCGCGCTGCGCAAGAAGGTGGGGCCCGCGCACCTGCTGCAGGTCGGCGAGGCCAAGAAGGACGACAAGAAGCCGCCGGCCACCGTCGTGCCCGCGTACCCGCCGCCGCACTCGGTCACCGTCGTCTACGACCACCCTGCCGGCTACTCGTGGTACGGCTACCAGCCGGAGCAAGACACCACCAGCTGCTCCATAATGTAG
- the LOC136463675 gene encoding disease resistance protein Piks-1-like has product MKQKIVIKVQMSCDKCRSKAMAVVAATGGVDSVALDGEGRDKVVVVGERVDSVKLTSALRKKVGPAHLLQVGEAKKDDKKPPATVVPAYPPPHSVTVVYDHPAGYSWYGYQPQQDTTSCSIM; this is encoded by the exons ATGAAG CAAAAGATCGTGATCAAGGTGCAGATGAGCTGCGACAAGTGCCGGTCCAAggccatggcggtggtggcggccacGGGCGGCGTCGACTCCGTGGCGCTCGACGGCGAAGGCAGGGACAAGGTCGTCGTCGTGGGCGAGCGCGTCGACTCCGTCAAGCTCACCAGCGCGCTGCGCAAGAAGGTGGGGCCCGCGCACCTGCTGCAGGTCGGCGAGGCCAAGAAGGACGACAAGAAGCCGCCGGCCACCGTCGTGCCCGCGTACCCGCCGCCGCACTCGGTCACCGTCGTCTACGACCACCCTGCCGGCTACTCGTGGTACGGCTACCAGCCGCAGCAAGACACCACCAGCTGCTCCATAATGTAG
- the LOC136465798 gene encoding heavy metal-associated isoprenylated plant protein 47-like, producing the protein MKQKIVIRVQMECDRCRSKALALVAATGGVDSVSLAGDGRDQVVVVGDDVDSVKLTNALRRKVGSAEIVQVAEAKKEGGGGDNPPAATATALPEFVVSSPWYYQQYPQPTAVVYEHPAEGGTAKSIGSMLFSSATCLCCSGVTCICLGGCSSDGGGRSM; encoded by the exons ATGAAG CAAAAGATCGTGATCAGGGTGCAGATGGAGTGCGACCGGTGCCGATCCAAGGCGCTGGCGCTGGTGGCGGCCACGGGCGGGGTGGACTCCGTGTCGCTCGCGGGCGACGGCAGGGACCAGGTTGTCGTCGTGGGCGACGACGTCGACTCCGTCAAGCTCACCAACGCACTGCGCAGGAAGGTCGGATCTGCAGAGATCGTGcaggtcgccgaagccaagaagGAGGGGGGCGGCGGCGACAATCCTccggccgccaccgccaccgcgctgCCCGAGTTCGTCGTGTCGAGCCCGTGGTACTACCAGCAGTACCCGCAGCCGACGGCCGTGGTGTACGAACATCCCGCGGAGGGGGGCACCGCAAAATCAATTGGGTCTATGCTATTTAGCTCTGCAACATGTTTGTGTTGTAGCGGAGTAACTTGTATCTGCCTAGGTGGCTGTTCCTCAGATGGTGGAGGTCGTTCTATGTAA